The window GGCTCAACGTGATGCTGTAGTTCTCGCTGTTGTAAATCTGATTAATCTGTTCGTTGACCTGTTTGATGCGGTTGGCACCTGCATTGGCGGTGATTTGCGGCAACAGGCCACCCAGCGCCTCGCGTTGCTGCTCTTCACTGGACTTTGCCCGTGAATAGGAAGCCAGCACGCGGGGATCTTCAAGACGCGACTCTTTGAAGAGCTGCATCAGGTCCGCGGAATACTCTTTGGCGCTGACACTGCTTGGCCCAGGCTTGGGGTTGGCAGGTTCAGCAGTCTTGGGCTCGGCAGCATGTGCTTGCAGCGCGAACATTCCCAACAACAGACATGGAAACAGACGCACTGTCATTCCTCGATCATCGACTGGGAGATTGCGTTACGCGCCGGCTGCAACAGGTATTCCAACATGGTGCGCTCACCCGTCTTGACCAGCACTTCAGCAGGCATACCCGCCAGCAGTTTTTTATCACCCAGCTTCTTCGCACCCTCTGCAGTCACGCTTACACGTGCCAGGTAATACGGCATGCCGGTCTTTTCGTTGGTCAGGCGGTCGGCTGAAACGCTGGTTACAACACCTTCGATGACAGGGGTTGTTGCGCTGTTGAACGCGCTGAAGCGGATATCGGCATTCTTGCCAATCGCCACTCGGTTGATGTCGTTAGGCGGAACCTGAGCTTCAACCACCAAATCGGAAACCGAAGGAACGATATCCAGCAAAGGTGTCGCCTGCCGCACTACGCCACCGATGGTATGTACAGTCATACCGATAACCATTCCGTCGTCTGGTGCGCGGATAATCACGCGAGTCAGGCGGTCGGCCATGGCAGCAGTACGTTCCTGAAGGTCATAGGCCTTGGTCTGGACTTCTGACAACTGCTTGGCAACGTCTGAATTGAAGTCTTTGTTGATCTGCAGAATCTGCAACTGAGTTTCGTTGATCTGCAAACGGGTCTTGGTGATCGACGATCGCTGGTCGGCAACTTCCGACTTGAGCATGTCTAGCTTGCGCTGCTGCTCCAGCAGGCGCTGCTTGTCGACAAAGCCCTGAGTCAACAGCTCGCTCAACTCACCGATCTCGCCGGTGTAGGATTTCTGCAGATTGACCTTTGTGCCGATCATGTCATCGGTGCCCTTGATCTGCTGCTGCAGCTGGCCGATTCGCTCCTGCAGAACTGCAATCTGCCCCAGACGTGCGCCACGTCGGGCATTGAAAACCTGGGTTTCGCCCATTCGGGCTTCGATGCCACGCGGGGTATCGGCTTCAGTCATGGTGCCGAAGTCGATGGCTGGCAAGTTGTCACGCTCAGCTTCAAGCCGTGCTTCCATCGCCCGAGCAGCAATCAACTGGTTGTGGTTCATGTCGTACTCGGCACGCAGCTGAGCGTCGTCGAGGATGATCAATGGATCACCCTTCTTGACCATATCGCCGTCGCGGGCGAGTACATCTTTAACGATGCCGCCTTCGAGGTGCTGAACCGTCTTGCGATAAGTCTGTACGGTCACTACGCCAGGGGCATAAACAGCGCCATCAATAGGCGCAACCGCGGCCCAGGTGCCGAAAATACCAAATACAACAATCAGGATGGTAAAACCCAGGCGACGCGTTTTGCGGTCAGAGGTTGGCAGATCAGCGAAGTTATCAACTTGATTCTTGGACATACTGGTCATCGATATCTTCCTGTCAGACGCCGGCAGAAGCCGAAGCGCCTGTTGCCGCGAGAGCGGCTTTCTGTTGAGCAGCAATTTGTTGCTTGTTGAGCTCTTCCATGACCTGATCACGCGGACCATACATGCTTACGCCACCGGCATTCATGACCAGAATCCGGTCAAGCTGGGAAAGAATGGTGGTGCGGTGGGTAATCACGAAGATCGTCGAGCCGGTTTGCTTCAACTCATGGATGGCGGAGGCCAATGCGCGCTCGCCCACTTCGTCGAGGTTGGAGTTGGGCTCATCCAGCAGAATCAGGCGCGGGGTGCCATAAATGGCACGTGCCAGACCAACGCGCTGGCGCTGACCGCCGGAGAGGTTGACGCCCTCGCTACCAATCACGGTGTCGTAACCCTCAGGAAGCAGGAGGATCATTTCGTGGACGCCAGCAGTCTTAGCGGCCTTGACGACCTTATCGGCGTCAACGTCGGCAAAACGCGCGATGTTTTCGCTGATGCTGCCTTCGAACAGTTCGATATCCTGAGGCAGGTAGCCGATGTAAGGCCCCAGCTGCTCTTTGTCCCAGTTGCTGATGTCGGCGCCGTCCAGTCGCACGGTGCCGTGCTGCGGTACCCAGACACCCATCAGGGCGCGGGCCAGTGTCGATTTGCCAGACGCGCTCGGGCCGATGATGCCAACCACGGACCCGGCAGGAACGCCGAAGCTGATCCCGCGCAGGATCGGGGTCTTGCTGCCAGGCGCACCAATAATAAGGTTGTCCACGAGCACATGGCCCTGAGGCGCAGGCAAAGGCATGCGCTCAGGCTCGGCCTGCAGCTTGTCCATGATGCCGTTGAGACGGTCGTACTGTGAGCGGGCGGCGATAAAGCCTTTCCAGCTACCAATGATCAAGTCGATAGGGGCCAGTGCGCGACCGAGCAGTACAGAACCTGCGATCACCAGACCGGGGCTGATTTCGTGATTGACTGCCAGGTAGGCACCCAGGCCGAGAATCAACGACTGGATCAGCATCCGGAACGTCTTGGATACCGAACTGACGATGCCGCCCTTGTCACTGGCGAAGGACTGGAGCACCAGAACTTTTCTCTGGCGGTTGCTCCAGCGCTGAATCAGGGTGCTGAGCATGCCCATCGATTCAATGACTTCGGCGTTGCGCAGGTTCTTGGTGGTCTGCAAGGTCGCCGCGATGTTTTCCTTGTTCGCTTCGCCCAGCGCCTTGCCGGTGCCTTTCTCGTTGAGATAAGCCAGGATCAGCAGGATGATTGCACTGCCGATCGCCACCCAGCCATACCAAGGGTGGAACATGAACATCACCGCGATGTAGATCGGTAGCCACGGGGCGTCGAAGAACGCAAAGAGCCCGTTGCCTGTGATGAACTGTCTTAGCCCGGTCAGGTCATTGAGGGGCTGTGCGGATGCGTCCATACCGCCACTCTCAAGAGCACGCTTGAAGCTGGCGCGGTAGACATCCCGGCTGAGCAGTACGTCAAGTTTGGTGCTGACGCGGACCATGATTCGCGAGCGGATCCACTCCAGCGAGCCCATGGTGATGACGAGAATAGTCATGATGATCGTCAGCATCACAAGCGTGGAGATACTCCCGCTCGTGACTACCCGGCCATAAACCTGGAGCATGTAGAAGGTCGGGACGAGCATCAGCGCGTTAACAAATAGGCTGAAAATGCCGACCGATATGAAACTGCTCTTACAAGCCTTCAGGGCAGCTTGCAAGCTGTTGTCATGACTACTACGCATATTCGCAAAACTGCCAAGGGGGTATGGAAAAGCGCGCGAGTGTATCACTCACCTAACGATGCATAAATGAAAAAGGCTTTAAGTTCCCACGCCGACTGTCCATTTTTCGTACAACACGGGTCGTCGCGCCATGCTTGCAGATGGCGCACTGTCGAGAGTAAAGTCCCGCGCCTGATTATCCGTTCGGATAAGTCACCATTTCTTCTGCTGCCCAACGTTGTTTTCCAGACGCTGGACGACTGTCCCTGAAAGTTACAGCTGGTACCTCATGCGCATTTTGCATTTCTTCAAAACCTATTACCCCGACACTACCGGCGGTATCGAGCAGGTGATTTTCCAGTTGTGCCAAGGCAGCCGAGCGCTGGGGATTGAGGGCGAGGTGCTGACGTTGAGCCCTGACCCCTCCCCTGCCCGCGTGCAGGTGGCGGATCATCAGGTGACGCGGGTGAAGGAGAACTTCAATCTGGCGTCTACCGGGTTTTCCCTGAGTGTGTTCAAGCAGTTCAAGGAAATGGCCGCCGAGGCGGATCTGGTGCATTTCCACTTTCCGTGGCCGCTGATGGACCTGGTGCATTTCGCGACGCGTCATGGTCGGCCGACGGTGCTCAGTTACCACTCGGACATCATCAAGCAGCGTACGCTGTTGAAGCTCTATACCCCGCTGATGAATCAGTTTCTGGGCAGCATGGACCGCATTCTGGTGGCCTCGCCCAACTATCAGCGCAGCAGCGAAACCCTCAAGCCATTCGCCGACAAGACCGTCGTCGTGCCTTACGGGTTGAATCAGGCGGAATATCCCACCGTTTCAGAGCAGACCCGCGAGCAATGGCGCCAGCGGGTACCGGAGAAGTTCTTCCTGTTCGTGGGC of the Paucimonas lemoignei genome contains:
- the prsD gene encoding type I secretion system ATPase, which produces MRSSHDNSLQAALKACKSSFISVGIFSLFVNALMLVPTFYMLQVYGRVVTSGSISTLVMLTIIMTILVITMGSLEWIRSRIMVRVSTKLDVLLSRDVYRASFKRALESGGMDASAQPLNDLTGLRQFITGNGLFAFFDAPWLPIYIAVMFMFHPWYGWVAIGSAIILLILAYLNEKGTGKALGEANKENIAATLQTTKNLRNAEVIESMGMLSTLIQRWSNRQRKVLVLQSFASDKGGIVSSVSKTFRMLIQSLILGLGAYLAVNHEISPGLVIAGSVLLGRALAPIDLIIGSWKGFIAARSQYDRLNGIMDKLQAEPERMPLPAPQGHVLVDNLIIGAPGSKTPILRGISFGVPAGSVVGIIGPSASGKSTLARALMGVWVPQHGTVRLDGADISNWDKEQLGPYIGYLPQDIELFEGSISENIARFADVDADKVVKAAKTAGVHEMILLLPEGYDTVIGSEGVNLSGGQRQRVGLARAIYGTPRLILLDEPNSNLDEVGERALASAIHELKQTGSTIFVITHRTTILSQLDRILVMNAGGVSMYGPRDQVMEELNKQQIAAQQKAALAATGASASAGV
- a CDS encoding group 1 glycosyl transferase, producing MRILHFFKTYYPDTTGGIEQVIFQLCQGSRALGIEGEVLTLSPDPSPARVQVADHQVTRVKENFNLASTGFSLSVFKQFKEMAAEADLVHFHFPWPLMDLVHFATRHGRPTVLSYHSDIIKQRTLLKLYTPLMNQFLGSMDRILVASPNYQRSSETLKPFADKTVVVPYGLNQAEYPTVSEQTREQWRQRVPEKFFLFVGVLRYYKGLDSLLSALEGVDYPVVILGAGPQELELKAQAEKLQLRNVLFVGRLDDEDKACLLQMCYALVFPSHLRSEAFGISLLEASMYGKPMISCEIGTGTTYVNIHEETGLAVPPNAPLALREAMRRLWDDPALTQRFGANALLRFQKLFTADHMCATTAQVYREVLGNGYAPVLSSQKR
- the prsE_3 gene encoding type I secretion membrane fusion protein, producing the protein MTSMSKNQVDNFADLPTSDRKTRRLGFTILIVVFGIFGTWAAVAPIDGAVYAPGVVTVQTYRKTVQHLEGGIVKDVLARDGDMVKKGDPLIILDDAQLRAEYDMNHNQLIAARAMEARLEAERDNLPAIDFGTMTEADTPRGIEARMGETQVFNARRGARLGQIAVLQERIGQLQQQIKGTDDMIGTKVNLQKSYTGEIGELSELLTQGFVDKQRLLEQQRKLDMLKSEVADQRSSITKTRLQINETQLQILQINKDFNSDVAKQLSEVQTKAYDLQERTAAMADRLTRVIIRAPDDGMVIGMTVHTIGGVVRQATPLLDIVPSVSDLVVEAQVPPNDINRVAIGKNADIRFSAFNSATTPVIEGVVTSVSADRLTNEKTGMPYYLARVSVTAEGAKKLGDKKLLAGMPAEVLVKTGERTMLEYLLQPARNAISQSMIEE